The genomic window ACCACCGCCGGTCGGCGGTTTCAATCCACGCCCCTGCACGAGGGGCGACGTAAATGAGATTTTTGGGCCTACCCTGCAAGGGGTTTCAATCCACGCCCCTGCACGAGGGGCGACTTGCTCTTGCTAGTAAGTTCCTGGAGGACAACCAGTTTCAATCCACGCCCCTGCACGAGGGGCGACTGTGGAGCCAAATGCTCTATCTCGACATACAAGCAGTTTCAATCCACGCCCCTGCACGAGGGGCGACGTTCTCCTTGCCACAACGTAGTATGGTGCAAGAAGTTTCAATCCACGCCCCTGCACGAGGGGCGACTTTCCTAACTCTAGTTGCCCCTTCTTGTTATCAAGGTTTCAATCCACGCCCCTGCACGAGGGGCGACTCTTGTCCCCTAAGTATTTATGCAGGTCGTCAATGTTTCAATCCACGCCCCTGCACGAGGGGCGACTTCAGAGTCAAAAGTAGTAGCAATAGCTGTCAAGTTTCAATCCACGCCCCTGCACGAGGGGCGACTGCATTTATTCAGCACTTTTAACTATTGTCGGCACCTGTTTTTGTACAAGCCTCCCATAATTAAATCTAGTTGACCTTAAGCCGTTATCGATTTTAGTCATTGTAAATTATCCCTTACCCAAAGAACCAGCAGCTCATATACAGTGCAACCACAAACTCAAACCTTGCAATATACTCAATTTTGGCTTTAACATTCTTTGTAGAAATCTACACTCTGTCGCGAACCTCCTAGGAGCCTACTGTTCGCTTATGGTTCGCACTATTAAATTATCAAAGGGCCATCTTGCTCAATCGGTTTTTTAGTTCCAACATGTTCAACACGCCTATGCCAATTCGATCCCAGGTAATAAAACCGCAGACTGTCTTTCTTGGGGTCAATCTCAGAAATTAACCTCTCTTTCAATAACACCCATTGTGCCGGATCGACAATGCACTCAAATACGGAATATTGCACCCTTTGCCCAAAATTCTGGCAGGCCCTAGCCACACGGCGTAACCGCCGTTGTCCAGACCGCTCATCAGATGCAACATCGTAACTAACCACCACGAACATCTGTTACCTCATTTCCAAACAAACGGCGGATAGCCATCAATGTCGCCCCTTAAATACCTGGCCATCAGCAGCGCTTGAACCCATGGCAAAAGACCTAGTGTAACCTTTTCCTTTAAGAACGGATGGATGAGCTCCTTTTGCTTTCTTTCCTGATAGGCAACAAGCACGGTTTTTCGCGTTTCATCATCCATCCAAACGGCTCCCGATTCCTTCGCCATAAATCCCTTTTCGTTAACCTTGCGAAGGTTGATGAGTGAAAGCACTAAGCGGTCAGCCAAAAACGGACGAAATTCTTCCATTAAATCCAATGCCAGCCCATAGCGTCCAGGACGGTCCCGGTGCAAAAATCCTACAGCGGGATCGAGGCCTACTACTTCCAGGGCGGCCCGCATATCATGCATCAACAAGGTATAAACAAACGATAGCAGGCAGTTGACCTTGTCAAGCGGCGGCCTACGATTTCGTTTATCAAAGATAAAATTGCTTTTTTGTGCGGTAATCAGATTATCGAACACACCAAAATAGGTGCTCGCGGTTTCGCCTTCTATTCCACGCAACGTATCAAGCGTGAGTTCAGTATCTTGCAGTCTTTCGATTGCAGCTGTCAGCCTTTGCGCAGCTTGATCCACAGTTTTAGTTTTCACTTTGGATGCATGATCCCTTAATAGCCGCCGCAATACAGATCGGCTATTAGCAATCTTTGCTATCAATATCATTCTGGCTATATTGGCAGACTGCTCAGGGTTATCTGCTCTACGGTACTGCTCACGTCTTAATAATACGTTGCCAGAAACCGGCCCTTGCACTTTTGCTAAGAACTTGCCATGCTCGGTCAAGAAGCTTATTGAAACGCCCTGCTCTGCGCAAAATCCCATCAGATATGGACTGCAACCGACATTGCCAAAACAGACGATTCCGCCGACGGTGTGAATTGGCACGCGAAGCTTTACTTCACCATCTGCTTTGATGGTTACAGTTTCACCATCTTTCGACAAATATGCGCCCTGAGTTGTGACGAATAAGGTGTTTAGGTGCCGCTTCATTCTTCCCTCGTTATGGTGGCCAAATAACTCTCTACTCGCTTGCCTGCTTTTGGCAGGCAAATAGCCACCATTGAACAGTTCTTGCACTTTACCGAGAAATCAGCCCTAGGTGTGACCCCTGATGCAATAAGTTCATGTACCTTTCTTGCGATATCCTCAGTCTTCATCCGAAGCGTGTCCCCGAAGACCACATCACACCTGCGCCGGGTTCGCCCATAAAAGAGCGCGCCATTTTCGATCTCGACATCCATCATCTCTTCAAGACAGATCGCCTGAGCACAAAGCTGTACTTTATCGCTATCGTCTGGCTTGGGTTTGCCACGTTTATGTTCAACGAGAAAAGGAGTCCATGTCCCTTCGGCAGTCCGATGCAGCTCAACAACATCGGCTTTACCAACAAGGCCAAGCCTTAATGAGCGCAAAGGCATCGCATATTCGATGCGAACATCCCCGCGCGATTCATGGTCGGCCGTATCGATTTTGTTGTGCATAATGCGCCCCTCTGCCGTGTACACGTTTTCACTCCATAATTGCTCGATATGGATTAGGGCACATTGGCGAGTACAGTATGCGTAATGCTGCAGTGCGGATATCGGAACAAGTTCTTCTTCGTCATACATGCTTTAGACCTTAGCTTCCAGTGTGACGCTAGCCGATGTGTCTAATTGTTCCTCGGATGTGACCTTACCTTTATTGAGCGTTAGTATCTGCAACATAACCCCGTCCGGCATATCCGATTGTTTTGGTACGGTAATTTCATAATGGCTGAAATCGCGAGTCGGTGTTGTCGCAGCGTGAACTTTTACCATATCAAATAGGGTATGAGCCGGCGCATTACCCAGCGCTGAATCATGTTTAAAAACGATAAGTTTTCGTGTCGTCATCAGGCCACGTGCTGCTGATCGGTCATGCTCAAACATTGAGAGCATTGCCTGCCAGAAGAGATCAAGATCCGCCTCGCTGAAACCTGTCTGTGCCGCAAGCGGTGCAGAAACAAATCCGTAGCATTTATAGAGACCATACGGTACTGTAAACTTGCGCCCCATAGTGCGATTGCCACCTTGCTGCTTCTCGGCCTCTGCCTCGGTTGCTACTGCCATACGCGTAATGCTGTGCTCCAGCGGCACTATCTGATCAATGCTTCGCGCAAAGGTAAGTTGGACAGGTCCGCGTACCTGACCTGCGTTTTTTCCAGTCGACATTACGGCACCAAATGTGCGCACGTCATAATACCTGGCGCACATATACTGCCGTGCAGCTTCCGTCTTACCGCCTTTTTCCTTGTTCTTAACTTCTTCCTGCTCGTGCGCTTCATCGATCAGGTTATTAAGGATAGCCTTTTCTTTAACAAATATGTCATAGCCGTTCTTATTGTTCTTTGCCAGTTGAACAAAGTTCCGAACCTTTCGCTTAAGACAAACATCGGTTATTAGGCCGTGCCCAGTTTCCGGATCAATTCTTGGCAGGTTCCCTGCATCCGGATCACCATTTGGGTTACCGTCCTTAATGTCAAAAAGAAGCATAAAGTCGTACCGATTTTTAATAGCATTGTCATGCATAGTCATTCCTCCTTATTCGCCTTCCATATCTGCTTGTTCTTTCTTAGTAAAAAAGTCCTGCCGTTGGTGATAATAACCCACGGCGAAGCGCCCTTGGTCCTGCAAGCTGAGATGTGTCGGAATATCGCCGATCCCAGCCATGATTTCTCCGATGCTCCGCTCAAAATTTACTGCCCTACCTTTGTTTTCAAGTTTTGACAGGTGATGGTTTTTAAGCTTCATCAAGTGTGGAAAAGCTGTGATCGGCGTCCCAGATGCTGAACCATAAAACCGATCTCTAATCGTGGCATTAATGCCTGGATTTGCCTCTT from Bacillota bacterium includes these protein-coding regions:
- the cas7c gene encoding type I-C CRISPR-associated protein Cas7/Csd2 encodes the protein MHDNAIKNRYDFMLLFDIKDGNPNGDPDAGNLPRIDPETGHGLITDVCLKRKVRNFVQLAKNNKNGYDIFVKEKAILNNLIDEAHEQEEVKNKEKGGKTEAARQYMCARYYDVRTFGAVMSTGKNAGQVRGPVQLTFARSIDQIVPLEHSITRMAVATEAEAEKQQGGNRTMGRKFTVPYGLYKCYGFVSAPLAAQTGFSEADLDLFWQAMLSMFEHDRSAARGLMTTRKLIVFKHDSALGNAPAHTLFDMVKVHAATTPTRDFSHYEITVPKQSDMPDGVMLQILTLNKGKVTSEEQLDTSASVTLEAKV
- the cas1c gene encoding type I-C CRISPR-associated endonuclease Cas1c — translated: MKRHLNTLFVTTQGAYLSKDGETVTIKADGEVKLRVPIHTVGGIVCFGNVGCSPYLMGFCAEQGVSISFLTEHGKFLAKVQGPVSGNVLLRREQYRRADNPEQSANIARMILIAKIANSRSVLRRLLRDHASKVKTKTVDQAAQRLTAAIERLQDTELTLDTLRGIEGETASTYFGVFDNLITAQKSNFIFDKRNRRPPLDKVNCLLSFVYTLLMHDMRAALEVVGLDPAVGFLHRDRPGRYGLALDLMEEFRPFLADRLVLSLINLRKVNEKGFMAKESGAVWMDDETRKTVLVAYQERKQKELIHPFLKEKVTLGLLPWVQALLMARYLRGDIDGYPPFVWK
- the cas4 gene encoding CRISPR-associated protein Cas4; translated protein: MYDEEELVPISALQHYAYCTRQCALIHIEQLWSENVYTAEGRIMHNKIDTADHESRGDVRIEYAMPLRSLRLGLVGKADVVELHRTAEGTWTPFLVEHKRGKPKPDDSDKVQLCAQAICLEEMMDVEIENGALFYGRTRRRCDVVFGDTLRMKTEDIARKVHELIASGVTPRADFSVKCKNCSMVAICLPKAGKRVESYLATITREE
- the cas2 gene encoding CRISPR-associated endonuclease Cas2, whose product is MFVVVSYDVASDERSGQRRLRRVARACQNFGQRVQYSVFECIVDPAQWVLLKERLISEIDPKKDSLRFYYLGSNWHRRVEHVGTKKPIEQDGPLII